A section of the Adhaeribacter radiodurans genome encodes:
- a CDS encoding ParA family protein gives MKVFALLNHKGGVGKTTSTINIGAALNRAGKSVLLIDLDPQANLSQSLGIQEPAQTIYGIIKGDYLASDAVLNIRPGLDVIPSTLDLSGSEIELSTKIGRELILREAIEPLKKKYDFILIDCPPSLGLLTVNALTASDKILIPLQAEFLAMQGLAKMLEVVSIIQKHLNKSLELGGVFITQYDSRKVLNKNVFDTITEHFPKKVFATKIRDNVALAEAPATGQDIFTYNSKSAGAADYESLAEEILSKHTKKKSTK, from the coding sequence ATGAAAGTATTTGCCCTTCTCAATCACAAAGGTGGCGTTGGAAAAACCACTAGTACCATTAATATTGGTGCAGCACTTAATAGGGCAGGTAAATCTGTTTTGCTGATTGACTTAGATCCACAAGCCAATTTATCGCAAAGTTTGGGCATTCAAGAACCAGCTCAGACGATTTATGGCATTATCAAAGGCGATTACCTAGCTAGTGATGCAGTATTGAATATTAGGCCAGGGTTAGATGTGATACCATCGACCTTAGATTTAAGTGGTTCTGAAATAGAATTGAGCACTAAAATTGGTCGGGAGCTTATTTTAAGGGAAGCAATTGAACCATTAAAAAAGAAGTACGACTTCATCCTGATTGACTGCCCTCCCTCGTTAGGTCTGCTTACGGTTAATGCCTTAACTGCTTCTGATAAAATTCTGATCCCGCTGCAAGCCGAATTCCTAGCTATGCAGGGACTTGCCAAAATGTTAGAAGTAGTTTCAATAATTCAGAAGCATCTGAATAAATCCTTAGAGTTAGGAGGTGTTTTCATTACCCAGTATGACAGCCGTAAGGTTCTTAATAAAAATGTATTTGATACTATCACAGAACACTTTCCGAAAAAAGTCTTCGCTACCAAAATTCGCGATAATGTTGCTTTGGCGGAGGCACCGGCTACTGGCCAAGACATTTTTACTTATAACAGTAAAAGCGCGGGTGCGGCCGATTATGAGTCATTAGCAGAAGAAATATTATCCAAACATACAAAGAAGAAAAGCACTAAATAA